One genomic region from Penaeus monodon isolate SGIC_2016 chromosome 24, NSTDA_Pmon_1, whole genome shotgun sequence encodes:
- the LOC119588758 gene encoding uncharacterized protein LOC119588758 isoform X2, which translates to MIIPETSRTQAVIQQAVTSDIDWQEMHFVRPLLPQDTGSVKAVICQTPQVAEEGTSSAHALIQQAVSSKLDLEESHPAVSLLLQDTSSVRTMVHQTAQMAKEEIASGQIVTVTHQMPLGEARNAQAVIQQATSSRLHLDETHSVIPLVPQDTGSVRSVIHQTPQMTEERIISIQTAQAKQMAMEEDGNAQVVALQIPQMATGRAASAQAVAVQIPQIASDGTSSVQAETAHITQMAMEETSSAQAVTHQSPQSQLGVERASRVQAVSQVALKEAGSAQAIIQQAMASQLLEETHSVIPLLPQGAGSFRAEIRQTPQVAKEGIDSAQTVIVQTPQTTSGDTSSIQAVTVQTHQMAMGKAFSAQELTIQTSQMDMEGGISAQAVINETPQIDVDAISSAQAVNVHTLQMAGGAASSAQPVTIQISQIPVREASSAEVVTTQMPQMAMGEASSAQAVTLHTPQMARAEASSAQAVTLHTPQMALGEASSAQAVTLPYASDGHGRG; encoded by the exons ATGATCATACCAGAAACCAGTAGGACCCAGGCAGTGATCCAACAAGCAGTGACTTCAGACATAGATTGGCAAGAAATGCATTTTGTGAGGCCGCTATTACCACAGGACACGGGCAGTGTGAAAGCAGTGATTTGTCAGACACCACAGGTGGCTGAAGAAGGAACGAGCAGTGCCCATGCACTGATCCAGCAAGCAGTATCTTCCAAACTAGATTTGGAAGAATCACATCCAGCGGTTTCACTGTTACTGCAGGACACCAGTAGTGTGAGAACAATGGTTCATCAGACAGCGCAGATGGCCAAGGAAGAAATAGCCAGTGGCCAGATTGTGACTGTGACACATCAAATGCCCTTGGGAGAAGCTAGGAATGCCCAGGCAGTGATTCAGCAAGCAACATCTTCAAGGCTACATTTAGACGAAACACATTCAGTGATTCCACTAGTGCCACAGGACACTGGCAGTGTGAGATCAGTGATTCATCAGACGCCACAGATGACCGAAGAAAGAATTATCAGTATTCAGACAGCTCAGGCTAAACAAATGGCCATGGAAGAAGATGGCAATGCCCAAGTAGTGGCTCTTCAAATACCACAGATGGCCACGGGAAGGGCTGCCAGTGCCCAGGCAGTGGCTGTTCAGATACCTCAGATAGCCTCAGACGGAACCAGCAGTGTCCAGGCAGAGACTGCTCATATTACACAGATGGCCATGGAAGAAACTAGCAGTGCCCAGGCAGTAACTCATCAGTCACCACAATCACAGCTGGGCGTGGAAAGGGCTAGCAGAGTCCAGGCAGTGTCCCAGGTGGCTTTGAAAGAGGCTGGCAGTGCTCAGGCCATCATCCAACAAGCAATGGCCTCACAGTTATTGGAGGAAACACATTCAGTGATTCCACTTTTGCCACAGGGCGCCGGCAGTTTCAGAGCAGAGATTCGTCAGACTCCTCAGGTGGCTAAAGAAGGAATAGACAGTGCTCAAACAGTGATTGTTCAAACACCACAGACGACCTCGGGAGATACTAGCAGTATCCAGGCAGTGACAGTTCAAACCCATCAGATGGCCATGGGAAAGGCTTTTAGTGCTCAAGAATTGACTATTCAGACATCACAGATGGACATGGAAGGAGGTATAAGTGCCCAAGCAGTGATAAATGAAACACCTCAGATCGACGTGGATGCAATTAGCAGTGCCCAGGCAGTGAATGTTCACACACTTCAGATGGCTGGGGGAGCGGCTAGCAGTGCCCAGCCAGTGACTATTCAAATATCGCAGATACCCGTGAGAGAGGCTAGCAGTGCAGAGGTAGTGACTACTCAAATGCCGCAAATGGCCATGGGAGAGGCTAGCAGTGCCCAG GCAGTGACTCTCCATACGCCTCAGATGGCCCGGGCAGAGGCTAGCAGTGCCCAGGCAGTGACTCTCCATACGCCTCAGATGGCCCTGGGAGAGGCTAGCAGTGCCCAGGCAGTGACTCTTCCATACGCCTCAGATGGCCATGGGAGAGGCTAG
- the LOC119588757 gene encoding uncharacterized protein LOC119588757, translated as MKAAIHQALHVATEGRNRVQAVKEQSQLPVETGSVSVETREMPQMMVKNRDQAVIQQAVATDLGLEESHSIFPLTSQETSGMQAGVQQSLTDMGRARLGQSATLQTAPGSMEEANAQSGVLHATSLEVDMEEAHLGTSPLIPKTCSVLSLLRQTAREDTGVLSGADAVPHHTHVTMEAGRSAMSEMKATRTAQLDLEKSQSLILPSLQMASNVQPLKQVTPYIIGATSASTVSHQPSEVAINDGTTLTSERWETVIPLTEQRVSNVQTVTHLPTRMEGVICDQEETRTGFVVTRAVASEVDMNESCSLASFLPQSSSVRVVTNQTPRLAMEGTKPIQTQSPIVVSQLPQVMSSAQERPYMFMEVPDSVQTMTAQSSVTLGLENPHGPSSIQGVTHHIPQSTEKPDQTREPQMAQAISFGEHYNTVTVNSRGSLKPLTFVDGEDHTPLAASTPINAQTCVVMDKEQSSLEDSAYATATPTELEKFTKETSILVPESESGRVAFTVSKVSKLEDTEQKMSPLNISHNTLQTLHGRVGHQTPQTKSVSQGDSLFATASEFSYDIESLEALPTSNTEDEEIFYTPEILENKPEQKLSAGGLSLPKRNYREEIIATSEEEFFSAEDSALVSSSDSVTSMTSRICKDDKNVSSSQVVHLENRSEIRNLDMQREKSLTASRISTIGNLPCVTANSAKGSESIQNDNYLYKKGHVGNIISCAQDPNVVVSSCSVPRVTLEQEVSEETYKEKEKTKQAERGEVAGRESSRSRSVDQGLKSALPGNISLPHGNEGQPIASTNVIGQSALAGFGRSTSSVTEEYLAKLQDRDSAMHTSALSESQYIPVKTKVQNPSNSSKNEGKRSRGKEQGKVAKGCIEKLENFVFHETTETDYSVAKVENAKLIETADLPHLGKLTAPDTGIKTLREDKAISFEENKSISSTAAKVSQRKEVKKNIPNEKKSDPQVDSRHATTSTSPTEMNQHLQKRSPDDVQRKLIRQVTHPPHTVVTGFSNTIMQPQEACEQTDDKTLGSHAKVIYKAEQQKPEYTANYSLAKLKRSLYSRKLAGQVFNQMTYPAYEPEREQVQVEDHSTLKKEDNARAVPASVSHNVQGKFDSKSEKYDDTQASFQARLSDDKEVESKTTGVFKSFGTRSSAVVSNQQEQHQTKNYGKTLNMNVLESKITELKSTEIDKDNIKKDNTIQEHSHGIEVTVSNYSSKSTTTTHEDKQTYVVDKSVDNPKLKLTSEAWRGQFLMEQDQSDEWGASDESITFIFMNPDDERPSEDNLLQANVTQSNGSNYRSSSDLSHVGLSFDTSTELKQAHFFDLYKAKCGRLVRSTSLDSVYWNLSKIQVAKQKTEMQRTSSLEEVVTQELEDILARGRRFSSVESDEDDITEDASTVRQNRCHIPVKTHGEQTDSREVPEASRRRAVVTDADDQAINTSSSGDDDVFAKSPFTSPNIRPG; from the coding sequence ATGAAAGCAGCGATACATCAGGCACTGCATGTGGCCACGGAAGGAAGGAACAGAGTCCAGGCAGTGAAAGAGCAAAGCCAGTTGCCCGTAGAAACAGGTAGTGTGTCAGTGGAGACTCGGGAAATGCCTCAGATGATGGTTAAAAATAGAGATCAGGCAGTAATCCAGCAGGCAGTGGCTACAGACCTTGGTTTAGAAGAATCGCATTCAATATTTCCACTTACATCACAAGAAACCAGTGGTATGCAAGCAGGTGTTCAACAATCACTCACGGACATGGGAAGAGCGAGGCTTGGCCAGTCAGCAACTCTTCAGACAGCACCCGGGAGCATGGAGGAAGCCAATGCCCAGTCAGGGGTCCTGCATGCAACGTCTTTGGAGGTAGACATGGAAGAAGCACATTTAGGGACTTCACCATTGATCCCGAAGACTTGCAGTGTCTTATCTTTGCTTCGTCAGACAGCACGCGAGGATACAGGTGTTTTGAGCGGTGCTGATGCAGTGCCTCATCATACACATGTGACTATGGAAGCAGGTAGAAGTGCTATGTCAGAAATGAAGGCGACAAGGACTGCACAGTTAGATTTAGAAAAGTCACAGTCACTAATTCTACCCTCACTGCAGATGGCCAGTAATGTTCAACCTTTAAAACAAGTAACACCATATATCATAGGAGCCACCAGTGCTTCGACAGTGTCTCATCAACCATCTGAGGTGGCTATAAATGATGGCACCACATTGACTTCAGAAAGATGGGAAACAGTAATTCCACTGACAGAACAGAGAGTAAGCAATGTACAAACAGTCACTCATTTGCCGACTCGGATGGAAGGAGTTATCTGTGACCAGGAAGAAACTCGCACTGGCTTTGTAGTAACTCGAGCAGTAGCTTCTGAAGTAGATATGAATGAATCATGTTCACTGGCTTCATTTTTGCCACAATCAAGTAGTGTGAGGGTTGTGACTAATCAGACCCCTCGCCTTGCAATGGAAGGAACCAAACCTATACAAACACAGTCACCAATAGTGGTTTCTCAGTTGCCACAGGTGATGAGCAGTGCCCAAGAAAGGCCTTACATGTTCATGGAAGTACCAGACAGTGTACAGACAATGACGGCGCAGTCATCGGTCACATTGGGATTGGAGAATCCACATGGACCTAGCAGTATCCAAGGAGTAACACATCATATACCTCAAAGTACAGAAAAACCTGATCAAACAAGGGAGCCTCAGATGGCACAGGCCATATCATTTGGTGAACATTATAACACAGTAACTGTGAACTCCAGAGGATCACTGAAGCCACTTACATTTGTTGATGGTGAAGACCACACACCTCTTGCAGCTTCAACTCCCATAAATGCACAAACTTGTGTAGTGATGGATAAGGAACAGTCTTCTCTTGAAGACAGTGCGTATGCCACAGCAACTCCAACAGAGTTGGAAAAGTTCACTAAGGAGACATCCATTCTTGTACCAGAGTCAGAGTCAGGAAGGGTTGCCTTTACAGTTTCTAAAGTTTCAAAATTGGAAGATACAGAACAGAAAATGTCTCCATTAAACATCTCTCACAATACATTGCAAACGTTGCATGGAAGAGTAGGCCATCAGACTCCTCAAACAAAATCTGTGTCTCAAGGTGACAGTTTATTTGCGACAGCCAGCGAATTTTCATATGATATTGAAAGCTTAGAGGCACTTCCCACCAGTAATACTGAGGATGAAGAAATATTTTACACACCAGAAATATTAGAGAATAAACCAGAACAAAAGCTTAGTGCTGGTGGCTTGAGCTTGCCAAAAAGAAATTACAGAGAGGAAATCATTGCAACATCAGAAGAGGAATTTTTCTCAGCAGAAGATTCAGCCCTAGTTTCAAGTTCTGATAGTGTAACATCTATGACCTCTCGTATATGTAAAGATGACAAAAACGTGAGTAGCTCACAGGTAGTACACCTTGAAAATAGAAGTGAAATAAGAAATTTagatatgcagagagagaaatCACTGACAGCCAGCAGAATAAGTACCATCGGAAACTTGCCTTGTGTGACTGCCAATTCAGCCAAAGGTTCTGAATCCATCCAAAATGACAATTACCTCTATAAAAAGGGGCATGTTGGCAATATTATTAGTTGTGCTCAAGATCCGAATGTAGTCGTCTCATCTTGCAGTGTTCCACGTGTAACATTAGAGCAAGAAGTCTCAGAGGAAACttacaaagaaaaggagaagacaaagcAGGCAGAGAGGGGTGAGGTAGCGGGACGAGAGAGTAGCAGGAGCAGGAGTGTAGACCAGGGCCTCAAGAGCGCTCTGCCAGGTAACATCAGTTTACCGCATGGCAACGAGGGCCAGCCCATTGCCAGCACGAACGTCATTGGTCAGAGCGCTTTGGCAGGCTTTGGCAGAAGTACAAGTTCAGTTACTGAGGAATATTTAGCAAAGCTGCAAGATAGAGACAGTGCAATGCACACATCAGCATTATCAGAAAGTCAGTATATTCCTGTCAAGACCAAAGTGCAGAACCCAAGCAATAGCAGTAAGAATGAAGGCAAAAGAAGTCGAGGGAAGGAGCAAGGAAAAGTTGCAAAAGGGTGCATTGAGAAGCTTGAAAATTTTGTATTCCATGAAACAACAGAAACTGATTACAGTGTGGCAAAGGTAGAGAATGCAAAACTTATAGAAACAGCAGATTTGCCCCATTTGGGAAAATTGACTGCTCCTGATACGGGGATAAAAACTTTAAGGGAAGACAAAGCAATTTCATTTGAAGAGAATAAGTCCATATCAAGCACTGCTGCAAAAGTTTCTCAAAGAAAAGAagttaagaaaaatattcccaatgAAAAGAAAAGCGATCCACAGGTTGATTCACGTCATGCTACTACATCAACAAGTCCAACTGAGATGAACCAGCACTTACAGAAGAGAAGTCCAGATGATGTTCAACGTAAACTCATTCGGCAagtcacccacccaccacacactgtCGTGACCGGCTTCTCTAATACCATAATGCAGCCACAAGAAGCCTGTGAGCAGACTGACGACAAGACGCTTGGAAGTCATGCTAAGGTGATATATAAAGCTGAGCAACAAAAGCCTGAGTACACAGCAAATTACAGCTTGGCAAAACTTAAACGATCCCTCTACTCACGTAAACTGGCAGGTCAGGTCTTCAATCAGATGACCTACCCAGCTTATGAGCCAGAAAGAGAGCAAGTCCAAGTAGAGGACCATTCCACGCTGAAGAAAGAGGACAATGCGAGAGCAGTACCAGCTTCCGTCAGTCACAATGTCCAAGGAAAGTTCGACAGCAAGTCTGAGAAATATGATGATACACAAGCATCTTTTCAAGCAAGGTTATCAGATGACAAGGAAGTTGAGTCCAAAACTACTGGTGTATTCAAAAGTTTTGGCACGAGAAGTTCTGCAGTTGTTTCGAATCAACAGGAGCAACATCAAACAAAGAACTATGGAAAGACATTGAATATGAATGTTTTAGAATCTAAGATAACAGAATTAAAGAGCACTGAAATAGATAAGGATAATATCAAGAAGGACAATACTATACAAGAACATTCACATGGAATTGAAGTTACTGTGTCAAATTACTCTTCTAAATCAACAACAACCACCCATGAAGATAAGCAGACATATGTGGTTGATAAGAGCGTGGACAACCCAAAACTGAAGCTTACTTCTGAAGCTTGGCGGGGACAATTCCTCATGGAACAAGACCAGAGTGATGAATGGGGGGCTTCAGATGAGAGTATTACGTTCATCTTCATGAATCCAGATGACGAGAGACCATCCGAGGACAATTTATTACAAGCAAATGTTACCCAGTCCAATGGTTCAAACTATCGCAGTTCCTCGGACTTGTCGCACGTAGGTTTGAGTTTTGATACGTCAACTGAATTAAAACAAGCCCATTTCTTTGATCTGTACAAGGCAAAATGCGGCCGGCTTGTTCGCTCCACATCTTTGGATTCTGTGTATTGGAATTTAAGTAAAATTCAGGTGGCTAAGCAAAAAACGGAAATGCAACGAACCAGCAGCCTAGAGGAAGTGGTGACACAAGAACTGGAAGATATACTAGCCAGAGGAAGGCGTTTCTCCTCTGTTGAATCGGATGAAGATGACATAACAGAGGATGCAAGCACTGTGAGACAGAACCGATGTCATATACCAGTTAAGACTCATGGTGAACAAACTGATTCAAGAGAAGTTCCCGAAGCATCTCGCAGAAGAGCTGTGGTCACAGATGCTGATGATCAGGCTATTAATACAAGCAgttctggtgatgatgatgtgtttgcCAAATCGCCCTTCACCAGTCCCAACATTCGGCCAGGTTAA
- the LOC119588758 gene encoding uncharacterized protein LOC119588758 isoform X1 — MIIPETSRTQAVIQQAVTSDIDWQEMHFVRPLLPQDTGSVKAVICQTPQVAEEGTSSAHALIQQAVSSKLDLEESHPAVSLLLQDTSSVRTMVHQTAQMAKEEIASGQIVTVTHQMPLGEARNAQAVIQQATSSRLHLDETHSVIPLVPQDTGSVRSVIHQTPQMTEERIISIQTAQAKQMAMEEDGNAQVVALQIPQMATGRAASAQAVAVQIPQIASDGTSSVQAETAHITQMAMEETSSAQAVTHQSPQSQLGVERASRVQAVSQVALKEAGSAQAIIQQAMASQLLEETHSVIPLLPQGAGSFRAEIRQTPQVAKEGIDSAQTVIVQTPQTTSGDTSSIQAVTVQTHQMAMGKAFSAQELTIQTSQMDMEGGISAQAVINETPQIDVDAISSAQAVNVHTLQMAGGAASSAQPVTIQISQIPVREASSAEVVTTQMPQMAMGEASSAQVVPLHTAQMALAEASSAQAVPLHTPQMAMGEASSAQAVTLHTPQMARAEASSAQAVTLHTPQMALGEASSAQAVTLPYASDGHGRG, encoded by the exons ATGATCATACCAGAAACCAGTAGGACCCAGGCAGTGATCCAACAAGCAGTGACTTCAGACATAGATTGGCAAGAAATGCATTTTGTGAGGCCGCTATTACCACAGGACACGGGCAGTGTGAAAGCAGTGATTTGTCAGACACCACAGGTGGCTGAAGAAGGAACGAGCAGTGCCCATGCACTGATCCAGCAAGCAGTATCTTCCAAACTAGATTTGGAAGAATCACATCCAGCGGTTTCACTGTTACTGCAGGACACCAGTAGTGTGAGAACAATGGTTCATCAGACAGCGCAGATGGCCAAGGAAGAAATAGCCAGTGGCCAGATTGTGACTGTGACACATCAAATGCCCTTGGGAGAAGCTAGGAATGCCCAGGCAGTGATTCAGCAAGCAACATCTTCAAGGCTACATTTAGACGAAACACATTCAGTGATTCCACTAGTGCCACAGGACACTGGCAGTGTGAGATCAGTGATTCATCAGACGCCACAGATGACCGAAGAAAGAATTATCAGTATTCAGACAGCTCAGGCTAAACAAATGGCCATGGAAGAAGATGGCAATGCCCAAGTAGTGGCTCTTCAAATACCACAGATGGCCACGGGAAGGGCTGCCAGTGCCCAGGCAGTGGCTGTTCAGATACCTCAGATAGCCTCAGACGGAACCAGCAGTGTCCAGGCAGAGACTGCTCATATTACACAGATGGCCATGGAAGAAACTAGCAGTGCCCAGGCAGTAACTCATCAGTCACCACAATCACAGCTGGGCGTGGAAAGGGCTAGCAGAGTCCAGGCAGTGTCCCAGGTGGCTTTGAAAGAGGCTGGCAGTGCTCAGGCCATCATCCAACAAGCAATGGCCTCACAGTTATTGGAGGAAACACATTCAGTGATTCCACTTTTGCCACAGGGCGCCGGCAGTTTCAGAGCAGAGATTCGTCAGACTCCTCAGGTGGCTAAAGAAGGAATAGACAGTGCTCAAACAGTGATTGTTCAAACACCACAGACGACCTCGGGAGATACTAGCAGTATCCAGGCAGTGACAGTTCAAACCCATCAGATGGCCATGGGAAAGGCTTTTAGTGCTCAAGAATTGACTATTCAGACATCACAGATGGACATGGAAGGAGGTATAAGTGCCCAAGCAGTGATAAATGAAACACCTCAGATCGACGTGGATGCAATTAGCAGTGCCCAGGCAGTGAATGTTCACACACTTCAGATGGCTGGGGGAGCGGCTAGCAGTGCCCAGCCAGTGACTATTCAAATATCGCAGATACCCGTGAGAGAGGCTAGCAGTGCAGAGGTAGTGACTACTCAAATGCCGCAAATGGCCATGGGAGAGGCTAGCAGTGCCCAGGTAGTGCCTCTTCATACAGCTCAGATGGCCCTGGCAGAGGCTAGCAGTGCCCAAGCAGTGCCTCTTCATACACCTCAGATGGCCATGGGAGAGGCTAGCAGTGCCCAG GCAGTGACTCTCCATACGCCTCAGATGGCCCGGGCAGAGGCTAGCAGTGCCCAGGCAGTGACTCTCCATACGCCTCAGATGGCCCTGGGAGAGGCTAGCAGTGCCCAGGCAGTGACTCTTCCATACGCCTCAGATGGCCATGGGAGAGGCTAG